A region of Oxyura jamaicensis isolate SHBP4307 breed ruddy duck chromosome 5, BPBGC_Ojam_1.0, whole genome shotgun sequence DNA encodes the following proteins:
- the UEVLD gene encoding ubiquitin-conjugating enzyme E2 variant 3 isoform X3 produces MAFAAEEALRKQLGRYKFRDLTIEELKTVNKTYPNFTFSMNTYTFKDGSQKDLLNFSGTVPVKYGNSYNIPIRLWILDSHPFAPPICFLKPTANMGISVGKHVDAHGRIYLPYLQNWSHPKSTIVGLIKEMIAKFEEELPLYSLTSSDAARQSELLSYIAKITEGETDTKSKSKTGGDKNEGCFNKITVVGAGDLGIACVLAVAAKGVADKVVLLDLSEGAAKGGTMDLEIFALPNVEISKDISASADSKVVVLTVNSLGSAQTYLDVIQSNVDLFRGFIPAVSHYSQNSVLLVASHPALSRTLSLRGFFLTVTKIKENSVLCFV; encoded by the exons ATGGCGTTCGCGGCTGAGGAGGCGCTGAGgaagcagctgggcagg TATAAGTTCAGGGACCTGACCATAGAAGAACTGAAGACTGTTAACAAGACCTACCCTAACTTCACCTTCTCCatgaacacataca CCTTCAAGGATGGATCCCAGAAAGACCTCCTGAATTTCAGTGGTACTGTTCCAGTGAAATATG GTAATTCCTATAACATACCTATTCGTCTGTGGATTTTGGATTCTCATCCCTTTGCTCCCCCCATTTGCTTCTTGAAGCCGACTGCGAACATGGGCATTTCAGTGGGAAAGCATGTTGATGCTCATGGCAGGATTTATTTGCCCTACCTGCAAAACTGGAGCCAT CCTAAATCAACTATTGTTGGATTAATCAAGGAAATGATTGCAAAATTTGAGGAAGAGCTCCCTCTGTATTCATTGACATCTTCTGATGCAGCCAGGCAATCAGAACTTCTCTCCTACATTGCAAAGATTACTGAAG GAGAAACTGACACGAAATCTAAGAGTAAAACCGGTGGAGACAAAAATGAAGGGTGTTTCAACAAAATTACTGTGGTTGGAGCTGGAGACCTTGGCATTGCCTGTGTGCTAGCAGTTGCAGCAAAG ggTGTTGCAGACAAGGTGGTTCTTCTGGATCTTTCTGAAGGTGCAGCAAAAGGAGGAACTATGGACTTGGAGATCTTTGCTCTGCCAAATGTGGAGATCAGCAAAG atatttctgcttcagctgATTCCAAAGTCGTCGTGCTCACAGTTAACTCACTGGGCAGCGCTCAGACTTACCTTGATGTCATACAAAGCAATGTGGACTTGTTCAGGGGATTTATCCCAGCAGTATCACACTACAGTCAGAACTCTGTTCTTCTTGTTGCTTCCCATCCAG cattGAGCAGGACACTGTCTTTGAGGGGGTTTTTCTTAACTGTTAccaagataaaagaaaatagtgtactttgttttgtttaa
- the UEVLD gene encoding ubiquitin-conjugating enzyme E2 variant 3 isoform X1, translating into MAFAAEEALRKQLGRYKFRDLTIEELKTVNKTYPNFTFSMNTYTFKDGSQKDLLNFSGTVPVKYGNSYNIPIRLWILDSHPFAPPICFLKPTANMGISVGKHVDAHGRIYLPYLQNWSHPKSTIVGLIKEMIAKFEEELPLYSLTSSDAARQSELLSYIAKITEGETDTKSKSKTGGDKNEGCFNKITVVGAGDLGIACVLAVAAKGVADKVVLLDLSEGAAKGGTMDLEIFALPNVEISKDISASADSKVVVLTVNSLGSAQTYLDVIQSNVDLFRGFIPAVSHYSQNSVLLVASHPVEVMTYVSWKLSAFPQSRVIGVGGNLDTERFQHTLANLLQAQALGKDAWIVGEQGEDKVLSWTSCDSHVNQTETMAARNSKEKVANRAMEILKGKGQRSWSVGLSVADLTDSILKDKRKVHSVSTLAKGGCNINSEVFLSLPCILGTSGVIEVVKLEEDPSVQEKLQSSAGSIHDLQQQLKL; encoded by the exons ATGGCGTTCGCGGCTGAGGAGGCGCTGAGgaagcagctgggcagg TATAAGTTCAGGGACCTGACCATAGAAGAACTGAAGACTGTTAACAAGACCTACCCTAACTTCACCTTCTCCatgaacacataca CCTTCAAGGATGGATCCCAGAAAGACCTCCTGAATTTCAGTGGTACTGTTCCAGTGAAATATG GTAATTCCTATAACATACCTATTCGTCTGTGGATTTTGGATTCTCATCCCTTTGCTCCCCCCATTTGCTTCTTGAAGCCGACTGCGAACATGGGCATTTCAGTGGGAAAGCATGTTGATGCTCATGGCAGGATTTATTTGCCCTACCTGCAAAACTGGAGCCAT CCTAAATCAACTATTGTTGGATTAATCAAGGAAATGATTGCAAAATTTGAGGAAGAGCTCCCTCTGTATTCATTGACATCTTCTGATGCAGCCAGGCAATCAGAACTTCTCTCCTACATTGCAAAGATTACTGAAG GAGAAACTGACACGAAATCTAAGAGTAAAACCGGTGGAGACAAAAATGAAGGGTGTTTCAACAAAATTACTGTGGTTGGAGCTGGAGACCTTGGCATTGCCTGTGTGCTAGCAGTTGCAGCAAAG ggTGTTGCAGACAAGGTGGTTCTTCTGGATCTTTCTGAAGGTGCAGCAAAAGGAGGAACTATGGACTTGGAGATCTTTGCTCTGCCAAATGTGGAGATCAGCAAAG atatttctgcttcagctgATTCCAAAGTCGTCGTGCTCACAGTTAACTCACTGGGCAGCGCTCAGACTTACCTTGATGTCATACAAAGCAATGTGGACTTGTTCAGGGGATTTATCCCAGCAGTATCACACTACAGTCAGAACTCTGTTCTTCTTGTTGCTTCCCATCCAG TTGAAGTAATGACGTATGTGTCATGGAAGCTGAGCGCGTTTCCCCAAAGCAGAGTTATTGGAGTAGGTGGCAATCTGGATACCGAGAGATTTCAGCATACACTTGCAAACCTTTTGCAAGCACAGGCATTGGGAAAAGATGCTTGGATTGTTGGTGAACAAGGGGAAGACAAAG TACTCTCATGGACCAGTTGTGACTCACATGTAAATCAAACTGAAACAATGGCTGCTCGTAATTCAAAGGAAAAGGTGGCTAACAG AGCTATGGAAATCCTAAAGGGAAAAGGTCAGAGATCTTGGTCTGTTGGGCTCTCGGTTGCTGATTTGACTGACAGTATactgaaagataaaagaaaggTTCATTCTGTATCCACCCTGGCAAAG GGAGGTTGCAATATAAACAGTGAAGTATTTTTAAGTCTTCCATGTATTCTTGGAACCAGTGGAGTGATTGAAGTGGTCAAACTAGAAGAAGATCCATCAGTGCAAGAGaaactgcagagcagtgcaggaTCAATTCACgaccttcagcagcagctcaaacTGTAA
- the UEVLD gene encoding ubiquitin-conjugating enzyme E2 variant 3 isoform X2, whose product MNTYTFKDGSQKDLLNFSGTVPVKYGNSYNIPIRLWILDSHPFAPPICFLKPTANMGISVGKHVDAHGRIYLPYLQNWSHPKSTIVGLIKEMIAKFEEELPLYSLTSSDAARQSELLSYIAKITEGETDTKSKSKTGGDKNEGCFNKITVVGAGDLGIACVLAVAAKGVADKVVLLDLSEGAAKGGTMDLEIFALPNVEISKDISASADSKVVVLTVNSLGSAQTYLDVIQSNVDLFRGFIPAVSHYSQNSVLLVASHPVEVMTYVSWKLSAFPQSRVIGVGGNLDTERFQHTLANLLQAQALGKDAWIVGEQGEDKVLSWTSCDSHVNQTETMAARNSKEKVANRAMEILKGKGQRSWSVGLSVADLTDSILKDKRKVHSVSTLAKGGCNINSEVFLSLPCILGTSGVIEVVKLEEDPSVQEKLQSSAGSIHDLQQQLKL is encoded by the exons atgaacacataca CCTTCAAGGATGGATCCCAGAAAGACCTCCTGAATTTCAGTGGTACTGTTCCAGTGAAATATG GTAATTCCTATAACATACCTATTCGTCTGTGGATTTTGGATTCTCATCCCTTTGCTCCCCCCATTTGCTTCTTGAAGCCGACTGCGAACATGGGCATTTCAGTGGGAAAGCATGTTGATGCTCATGGCAGGATTTATTTGCCCTACCTGCAAAACTGGAGCCAT CCTAAATCAACTATTGTTGGATTAATCAAGGAAATGATTGCAAAATTTGAGGAAGAGCTCCCTCTGTATTCATTGACATCTTCTGATGCAGCCAGGCAATCAGAACTTCTCTCCTACATTGCAAAGATTACTGAAG GAGAAACTGACACGAAATCTAAGAGTAAAACCGGTGGAGACAAAAATGAAGGGTGTTTCAACAAAATTACTGTGGTTGGAGCTGGAGACCTTGGCATTGCCTGTGTGCTAGCAGTTGCAGCAAAG ggTGTTGCAGACAAGGTGGTTCTTCTGGATCTTTCTGAAGGTGCAGCAAAAGGAGGAACTATGGACTTGGAGATCTTTGCTCTGCCAAATGTGGAGATCAGCAAAG atatttctgcttcagctgATTCCAAAGTCGTCGTGCTCACAGTTAACTCACTGGGCAGCGCTCAGACTTACCTTGATGTCATACAAAGCAATGTGGACTTGTTCAGGGGATTTATCCCAGCAGTATCACACTACAGTCAGAACTCTGTTCTTCTTGTTGCTTCCCATCCAG TTGAAGTAATGACGTATGTGTCATGGAAGCTGAGCGCGTTTCCCCAAAGCAGAGTTATTGGAGTAGGTGGCAATCTGGATACCGAGAGATTTCAGCATACACTTGCAAACCTTTTGCAAGCACAGGCATTGGGAAAAGATGCTTGGATTGTTGGTGAACAAGGGGAAGACAAAG TACTCTCATGGACCAGTTGTGACTCACATGTAAATCAAACTGAAACAATGGCTGCTCGTAATTCAAAGGAAAAGGTGGCTAACAG AGCTATGGAAATCCTAAAGGGAAAAGGTCAGAGATCTTGGTCTGTTGGGCTCTCGGTTGCTGATTTGACTGACAGTATactgaaagataaaagaaaggTTCATTCTGTATCCACCCTGGCAAAG GGAGGTTGCAATATAAACAGTGAAGTATTTTTAAGTCTTCCATGTATTCTTGGAACCAGTGGAGTGATTGAAGTGGTCAAACTAGAAGAAGATCCATCAGTGCAAGAGaaactgcagagcagtgcaggaTCAATTCACgaccttcagcagcagctcaaacTGTAA
- the TSG101 gene encoding tumor susceptibility gene 101 protein isoform X1, with protein sequence MAFSESQLKKMLAKYKYRDLTVQETTSVITQYKDLKPVMDSYVFNDGSSRELMSLSGTIPVPYRGNTYNIPICLWLLDTYPFNPPICFVKPTSSMTIKTGKHVDANGKIYLPYLHEWKYPQSDLLELIQVMIVVFGEEPPVFSRPTVSAGYPPYQATGPPTTSYVPGMPGGITPYPPGSTANPSSYPNYPYPGGVPFPATTGGVQYYPSQPPVTTVGPSRDGTISEDTIRASLISAVSDKLRWRMKEEMDRAQAELNALKRTEEDLKKGHQKLEEMVTRLDQEVAEVDKNIELLKKKDEELSSALEKMENQSENNDIDEVIIPTAPLYKQILNLYAEENAIEDTIFYLGEALRRGVIDLDVFLKHVRLLSRKQFQLRALMQKARKTAGLSDLY encoded by the exons ATGGCGTTCTCGGAGAGCCAGCTGAAGAAGATGCTCGCCAAG TATAAGTACAGAGACCTCACCGTGCAGGAGACGACCAGCGTCATTACTCAGTACAAGGACCTCAAACCTGTTATGGATTCATATG TTTTTAACGACGGCTCATCTAGAGAGTTGATGAGCCTCAGTGGAACCATTCCAGTGCCTTACAGAG GTAACACATACAATATCCCAATTTGCTTGTGGCTGCTGGACACCTACCCTTTCAACCCCCCAATCTGTTTTGTTAAACCCACTAGCTCAATGACAATAAAGACAGGGAAGCATGTTGATGCGAATGGAAAGATATACCTTCCTTACCTGCATGAGTGGAAATAC CCCCAGTCAGACTTGCTGGAACTGATTCAAGTTATGATCGTGGTGTTTGGTGAGGAACCTCCAGTCTTTTCTCGGCCTACTGTTTCGGCAGGCTACCCACCATACCAGGCAACTGGCCCACCAACTA cTTCCTATGTGCCAGGCATGCCAGGTGGAATAACTCCCTATCCCCCGGGAAGCACTGCAAACCCAAG CAGCTACCCGAACTACCCTTACCCAGGTGGTGTTCCGTTTCCAGCAACCACTGGTGGTGTTCAGTACTACCCTTCTCAGCCTCCTGTGACTACTGTTG GACCCAGTAGAGATGGAACTATCAGTGAAGATACCATTCGAGCTTCCCTTATTTCAGCAGTCAGTGATAAACTGAGGTGGCggatgaaagaagaaatggatcGTGCACAAGCTGAACTCAATGCCTTGAAACGAACAGAAGAAGACCTAAAGAAAGGACACCAGAAACTGGAAGAGATGGTAACTCGCCTGGATCAAGAAGTG GCTGAAGTTGACAAGAACATTGAACTTCTCAAGAAAAAGGATGAGGAGCTCAGTTCTGCCttagagaaaatggaaaatcaatcagaaaataatgataTAGATGAAGTTATCATTCCTACGGCACCTCTTTACAAGCAGATCCTGAACTTATAcgcagaagaaaatgcaattgAAGACACCATTTTTTATCTTGGGGAAGCACTGAGACGTGGCGTGATAGATCTGGATGTCTTTTTAAAG
- the TSG101 gene encoding tumor susceptibility gene 101 protein isoform X2, protein MAFSESQLKKMLAKYKYRDLTVQETTSVITQYKDLKPVMDSYVFNDGSSRELMSLSGTIPVPYRGNTYNIPICLWLLDTYPFNPPICFVKPTSSMTIKTGKHVDANGKIYLPYLHEWKYPQSDLLELIQVMIVVFGEEPPVFSRPTVSAGYPPYQATGPPTTSYVPGMPGGITPYPPGSTANPSYPNYPYPGGVPFPATTGGVQYYPSQPPVTTVGPSRDGTISEDTIRASLISAVSDKLRWRMKEEMDRAQAELNALKRTEEDLKKGHQKLEEMVTRLDQEVAEVDKNIELLKKKDEELSSALEKMENQSENNDIDEVIIPTAPLYKQILNLYAEENAIEDTIFYLGEALRRGVIDLDVFLKHVRLLSRKQFQLRALMQKARKTAGLSDLY, encoded by the exons ATGGCGTTCTCGGAGAGCCAGCTGAAGAAGATGCTCGCCAAG TATAAGTACAGAGACCTCACCGTGCAGGAGACGACCAGCGTCATTACTCAGTACAAGGACCTCAAACCTGTTATGGATTCATATG TTTTTAACGACGGCTCATCTAGAGAGTTGATGAGCCTCAGTGGAACCATTCCAGTGCCTTACAGAG GTAACACATACAATATCCCAATTTGCTTGTGGCTGCTGGACACCTACCCTTTCAACCCCCCAATCTGTTTTGTTAAACCCACTAGCTCAATGACAATAAAGACAGGGAAGCATGTTGATGCGAATGGAAAGATATACCTTCCTTACCTGCATGAGTGGAAATAC CCCCAGTCAGACTTGCTGGAACTGATTCAAGTTATGATCGTGGTGTTTGGTGAGGAACCTCCAGTCTTTTCTCGGCCTACTGTTTCGGCAGGCTACCCACCATACCAGGCAACTGGCCCACCAACTA cTTCCTATGTGCCAGGCATGCCAGGTGGAATAACTCCCTATCCCCCGGGAAGCACTGCAAACCCAAG CTACCCGAACTACCCTTACCCAGGTGGTGTTCCGTTTCCAGCAACCACTGGTGGTGTTCAGTACTACCCTTCTCAGCCTCCTGTGACTACTGTTG GACCCAGTAGAGATGGAACTATCAGTGAAGATACCATTCGAGCTTCCCTTATTTCAGCAGTCAGTGATAAACTGAGGTGGCggatgaaagaagaaatggatcGTGCACAAGCTGAACTCAATGCCTTGAAACGAACAGAAGAAGACCTAAAGAAAGGACACCAGAAACTGGAAGAGATGGTAACTCGCCTGGATCAAGAAGTG GCTGAAGTTGACAAGAACATTGAACTTCTCAAGAAAAAGGATGAGGAGCTCAGTTCTGCCttagagaaaatggaaaatcaatcagaaaataatgataTAGATGAAGTTATCATTCCTACGGCACCTCTTTACAAGCAGATCCTGAACTTATAcgcagaagaaaatgcaattgAAGACACCATTTTTTATCTTGGGGAAGCACTGAGACGTGGCGTGATAGATCTGGATGTCTTTTTAAAG